Proteins from a genomic interval of Lolium perenne isolate Kyuss_39 chromosome 1, Kyuss_2.0, whole genome shotgun sequence:
- the LOC127300848 gene encoding small ribosomal subunit protein eS17x — protein MGRVRTKTVKKTSRQVIEKYYSRMTLDFHTNKKVLEEVSILQSKRLRNKVAGFTTHLMRRIQRGPVRGISLKLQEEERERRMDFVPEKSALEVDEIRVDKETMEMLAFLGMGDLPGVDRAPEVTSSAPAFRQPFNGPRGGNRA, from the coding sequence ATGGGTCGCGTCCGCACCAAGACggtgaagaagacctcgaggcaGGTCATCGAGAAGTACTACTCTCGCATGACCCTCGACTTCCACACCAACAAGAAGGTCCTCGAGGAGGTCTCCATCCTCCAGTCCAAGCGCCTCCGCAACAAGGTGGCCGGCTTCACCACCCACCTGATGCGCCGCATCCAGCGCGGCCCCGTCCGCGGCATCTCCCTCAAGCtgcaggaggaggagcgcgagcgCCGCATGGACTTCGTCCCGGAGAAGTCCGCCCTCGAGGTCGACGAGATCCGCGTCGACAAGGAGACCATGGAGATGCTCGCCTTCCTCGGCATGGGCGACCTCCCCGGCGTCGACCGTGCCCCCGAGGTCACCTCCTCCGCCCCCGCCTTCCGCCAGCCCTTCAACGGGCCCCGCGGCGGCAACCGCGCCTAG